From the genome of Azospirillum brasilense, one region includes:
- a CDS encoding flagellar basal-body protein: MDKVDVRFPQPSKAPAANLPKNAEERAAALVELMNRLSVHLARETEAVMRHCTSAELARLGREKQPMMLVYEEVSRLLRVDREGMAALPDEAKAQLREATRGLYEASAANADALRRNSAAQKILVDTVVGAINRARQTTTPAYGTAPVPPRATYVTPSHGPSTSATLNTRL, from the coding sequence ATGGATAAGGTCGACGTCCGTTTCCCGCAGCCGTCCAAGGCTCCCGCCGCCAATCTGCCCAAGAACGCGGAGGAGCGCGCCGCCGCTCTGGTCGAGCTGATGAACCGGCTGAGCGTCCATCTGGCGCGCGAGACCGAAGCCGTGATGCGGCACTGCACCAGCGCCGAGCTGGCCCGGCTGGGACGCGAGAAGCAGCCGATGATGCTGGTCTATGAAGAGGTGTCGCGCCTGCTGCGCGTGGACCGCGAGGGCATGGCCGCCCTGCCCGACGAGGCCAAGGCCCAGCTGCGCGAGGCCACGCGCGGCCTGTACGAGGCGTCCGCCGCCAACGCCGACGCGCTTCGGCGGAACAGCGCGGCGCAGAAGATCCTCGTGGACACCGTGGTCGGCGCCATCAACCGCGCCCGGCAGACCACCACCCCCGCCTACGGCACCGCCCCGGTTCCGCCCCGCGCGACCTACGTCACGCCGAGTCACGGCCCGTCCACTTCCGCCACCCTCAACACCCGTCTCTGA
- a CDS encoding rod-binding protein, with protein sequence MDTTLSLPGLPPPRLPAAAERTQSNAQPGAQASFRTAARTDLVDPKSAESRVDPATRAKIRQSANEFESVFVSQMLGHMFDGIEVDQNFGGGHAEEMFRSMLTNEYGKQVSRSGGFGIADQVYRELLRAQEGNHG encoded by the coding sequence ATGGATACGACGCTTTCCCTTCCCGGCCTTCCGCCTCCGCGCCTGCCCGCGGCCGCCGAGCGCACCCAGAGCAACGCCCAGCCCGGTGCGCAGGCGAGCTTCCGGACGGCGGCGCGCACCGATCTGGTCGATCCCAAAAGCGCGGAAAGCAGGGTGGACCCGGCGACCCGCGCCAAGATCCGCCAGTCCGCCAACGAATTCGAGAGCGTCTTCGTCTCCCAGATGCTGGGCCACATGTTCGACGGGATCGAAGTGGACCAAAACTTCGGCGGCGGCCATGCCGAGGAGATGTTCCGCTCCATGCTGACCAACGAATACGGCAAGCAGGTGTCCCGCAGCGGCGGGTTCGGCATCGCCGATCAGGTTTACCGCGAGCTTCTGCGCGCACAGGAGGGCAACCATGGATAA
- a CDS encoding flagellar basal body P-ring protein FlgI → MTATALPRAALRHAPRAAVLLRAVAMLAALAAALLALSAPASASSARIKDVVDVEGVRDNMLIGYGLVVGLNGTGDSLNNSPFTEQSLVGMLERMGVNTRGTNLRTKNVAAVMVTATLPPYSAQGTRIDATVSAMGDSKSLLGGTLLVTPLLGADGEVYAVAQGPIAVSGFSAQGQGASVTRGVPTSGRISSGAIVEREIQFSLAELPVLRLSLRNPDFTTAQRVATAINIQLRGNRAQATDPSSVLLSVPEARRGDIVGLITEIEQLRVTPDQVARVVVDEKSGVIVMGENVRISTVAIAQGNLTIRVTETPQVSQPGPFSQGETAVVPRTDIQVDDQSNNRLAVMNSGVTLQELVQSLNALGVGPRDMIAILQSIKAAGALQAEIEVI, encoded by the coding sequence ATGACCGCCACCGCCCTGCCCCGTGCCGCCCTGCGCCATGCGCCCCGCGCCGCCGTCCTGCTGCGCGCGGTCGCGATGCTGGCCGCGCTGGCCGCGGCGCTGCTCGCGCTGTCGGCGCCGGCCTCGGCCTCGTCGGCGCGGATCAAGGACGTGGTGGACGTCGAGGGCGTGCGCGACAACATGCTGATCGGCTACGGCCTGGTGGTCGGCCTGAACGGCACGGGCGACAGCCTCAACAACTCGCCCTTCACCGAGCAGAGCCTGGTCGGCATGCTGGAACGGATGGGCGTCAACACCCGCGGCACCAACCTGCGCACCAAGAACGTGGCGGCGGTGATGGTGACGGCGACCCTGCCGCCCTACTCAGCCCAGGGCACGCGCATCGACGCCACCGTGTCGGCGATGGGCGATTCGAAGAGCCTGCTCGGCGGCACTCTGCTGGTCACCCCGCTGCTGGGCGCCGACGGCGAGGTCTACGCGGTGGCCCAGGGGCCGATCGCGGTGTCGGGCTTCTCCGCCCAGGGCCAGGGGGCCAGCGTGACCCGCGGGGTCCCCACCTCCGGGCGCATCTCCTCGGGCGCCATCGTCGAGCGCGAAATCCAGTTCTCGCTGGCCGAGTTGCCGGTGCTGCGCCTGTCGCTGCGCAACCCGGACTTCACGACGGCCCAGCGCGTGGCCACCGCCATCAACATCCAGCTCCGCGGCAACCGCGCGCAGGCCACCGACCCCTCCTCGGTCCTGCTGAGCGTGCCCGAGGCCCGGCGCGGCGACATCGTCGGCCTGATCACCGAGATCGAGCAGCTCCGCGTCACCCCCGATCAGGTCGCCCGCGTGGTGGTGGACGAAAAGTCCGGCGTGATCGTGATGGGCGAGAACGTCCGCATCTCCACCGTCGCCATCGCCCAGGGCAACCTGACGATCCGTGTCACCGAGACGCCGCAGGTCAGCCAGCCCGGCCCCTTCAGCCAGGGCGAGACCGCCGTGGTGCCGCGCACCGACATCCAGGTGGACGACCAGTCCAACAACCGCCTCGCGGTGATGAATTCCGGGGTGACGCTCCAGGAGTTGGTACAATCCTTGAATGCGCTTGGCGTGGGCCCCCGGGACATGATCGCCATCCTTCAGTCGATCAAGGCCGCCGGAGCCCTGCAGGCGGAGATCGAGGTGATCTGA
- a CDS encoding flagellar assembly protein FliX, with protein MKVEGPGKLRGSSSVRRTGKAEGSSGASFSKQLVGETNTAQGVHAAAPLAGIASVLALQEVDDATARASRGKMRAEEMLDKLEEIQHGLLAGTLPAQKLMDLVKVVQSRRVHVDDPRLADILDQIDLRAQVELAKLTP; from the coding sequence ATGAAAGTCGAAGGCCCCGGAAAACTTCGCGGCAGCAGCTCGGTCCGGCGCACGGGGAAAGCCGAAGGCTCGTCCGGTGCGTCCTTTTCCAAGCAGCTCGTCGGCGAGACCAACACCGCGCAGGGCGTCCACGCCGCGGCGCCGCTGGCCGGCATCGCCAGCGTGCTGGCGTTGCAGGAGGTGGACGACGCCACGGCCCGCGCGTCGCGCGGCAAGATGCGCGCCGAGGAGATGCTCGACAAGCTGGAGGAGATCCAGCACGGGCTTCTGGCCGGCACGCTTCCGGCGCAGAAGCTGATGGACCTCGTGAAGGTGGTGCAGTCGCGCCGCGTCCATGTGGACGATCCGCGGCTGGCCGACATTCTTGACCAGATCGACCTGCGCGCCCAGGTCGAGCTTGCGAAGCTCACCCCCTGA
- the dksA gene encoding RNA polymerase-binding protein DksA, whose translation MSSPLLPKNYTPSEDEEFMNPVMREYFRQKLLRWRAELLAESSETLSSLQEGGIQEPDIADRASAETDRALELRTRDRERKLISKIDAALERLQDGSYGYCEETGEPISVRRLDARPIATLSLEAQERHERMERTQRDD comes from the coding sequence ATGTCGTCTCCGCTTCTGCCTAAGAACTACACCCCGTCGGAAGACGAGGAGTTCATGAATCCCGTGATGCGGGAATATTTCCGCCAGAAGCTGCTGCGCTGGCGCGCGGAGCTGCTGGCAGAATCCAGCGAGACCCTGAGCAGCCTTCAGGAAGGCGGCATCCAGGAACCGGACATCGCCGACCGCGCGTCGGCCGAGACCGACCGGGCGCTGGAACTTCGCACCCGCGACCGCGAGCGCAAGCTGATCTCCAAGATCGACGCGGCGCTGGAGCGGTTGCAGGATGGGTCCTACGGCTACTGCGAGGAAACGGGGGAGCCCATCTCCGTCCGCCGCCTCGACGCCCGCCCCATCGCAACGCTGAGCCTGGAAGCCCAGGAGCGGCACGAGCGCATGGAGCGCACCCAGCGCGATGACTGA
- a CDS encoding tetratricopeptide repeat protein, producing the protein MATIQEALTIALDHHQAGRPAEAEILCRRILDADPDQATAWHLLGIIHAQAGLFAEAAALLGEALARAPGADLLRHRAMARQEAGDLEGAVADYREAARLAPALTDAALNAGILLERLGRHAEAREAYRTALMWDGTSDGGNARAATHLGRLLLAGGDAAEAAIVLEGAVRADSTALESWYHLADARARSGDVRGAEAARRRALALSPAFFGILARAPDSGDDPDEAARRLGWARALEPQRPEPLCNLAATRLRQGRLAEADALYTAHLERAPADSAGWSARAVCRMDAGGTESAEADGRRALALDPAAEGALATLSVLRSRRGDPFAAGLLHRRMRRLANGSAPAGDDDLDALIRATAAAMPFLAEASHPERRNAAARSFNPHLRIRHHDTETRDRITTFWSGAPLNAGARLALRSMVAQGHPVHLYSYGDPALLGRVPDGVRVEDAGTVVPHHVYDLCVRSAEIRYFSDIFRYAALHAFGGWWLDTDVVLLKPLSFGTGHLFCSQWHGLDAGHALVGDAIRAPRGSVHMRRLFEESMRILMSGSDRRFGAVGPLLLSRYVLTGPGRDLLDRVLPPTVFNAVDWTEHSWLAEPGGRALALLSDERVAGVHLWNGMWGPGGPPAEDADAESVLGRLTALHDADASLSALAMRFHSDKGPRLGSERLGHHYTRVYDALFSPRRFEALRVLEIGLCRGRVEGWKQDDVPSLRMWERYFPNAVLVGADIEDFSAFDRGRVTTRRVDQGDAAGLRRLAEEDGPFDIVIDDGSHASRHQQMTLAALFGRLRPGGVYVIEDLNWQPPDVERPEDRLTLDVLRGFMENGRIDSPHIAAAECRALESAMGRVELYDSLSELVGAERMAGLAVIHRRDGNS; encoded by the coding sequence ATGGCAACCATTCAAGAAGCGCTGACCATCGCGCTCGACCACCATCAGGCTGGACGCCCGGCGGAGGCGGAGATTCTGTGCCGGCGCATCCTCGATGCCGACCCGGATCAGGCCACCGCCTGGCATCTGCTGGGCATCATTCACGCGCAGGCCGGGCTCTTCGCCGAAGCCGCAGCCCTGCTCGGCGAGGCGCTGGCCCGCGCGCCGGGAGCCGACCTGCTCCGGCACCGCGCCATGGCCCGTCAGGAAGCCGGCGACCTGGAGGGCGCGGTCGCCGACTACCGCGAGGCCGCGCGGCTGGCCCCCGCGCTGACCGACGCCGCGCTCAACGCCGGAATCCTGCTGGAACGGCTTGGACGCCACGCGGAGGCGCGGGAGGCCTACCGGACGGCCCTGATGTGGGACGGCACTTCCGACGGCGGCAACGCCCGCGCCGCCACCCATCTCGGCCGGTTGTTGCTGGCCGGCGGCGACGCGGCGGAAGCGGCGATCGTCCTGGAAGGCGCGGTCCGGGCCGACTCCACCGCACTGGAATCCTGGTACCATCTGGCCGATGCCCGTGCACGGTCGGGAGACGTCCGCGGGGCCGAAGCTGCGCGACGCCGCGCCCTGGCGCTGTCCCCAGCCTTCTTCGGAATCCTGGCCCGCGCGCCGGACAGCGGGGATGATCCGGACGAAGCCGCCCGGCGGCTGGGCTGGGCGCGGGCGCTCGAACCGCAGCGGCCCGAGCCGCTGTGCAATCTCGCCGCCACCCGCCTGCGCCAAGGGCGCCTTGCGGAAGCCGACGCGCTCTACACCGCCCATCTGGAGCGCGCTCCTGCCGATTCCGCGGGCTGGAGCGCGCGGGCGGTCTGCCGGATGGACGCCGGTGGCACGGAGTCGGCCGAAGCCGACGGCCGGCGTGCCCTCGCGCTCGACCCGGCGGCGGAGGGCGCCCTGGCCACCCTGTCGGTCCTGCGGAGCCGGCGGGGCGACCCGTTCGCCGCCGGCCTTCTGCACCGCCGGATGCGCCGCTTGGCGAACGGCTCCGCGCCGGCCGGCGACGACGATCTGGACGCGCTGATCCGGGCGACCGCCGCGGCCATGCCCTTCCTGGCCGAAGCCTCCCATCCCGAGCGCCGGAACGCCGCGGCACGGAGTTTCAATCCGCATCTGCGCATCCGCCACCACGACACCGAGACCCGTGACCGCATCACCACCTTCTGGTCGGGCGCGCCCCTGAACGCCGGGGCACGGCTGGCGCTGCGCTCCATGGTGGCGCAGGGGCATCCGGTGCATCTGTACAGCTATGGCGACCCCGCCCTGCTCGGCCGGGTGCCGGATGGCGTGCGGGTGGAGGACGCCGGAACGGTGGTGCCGCACCATGTCTACGACCTGTGCGTCCGCAGCGCCGAGATCCGCTATTTCAGCGACATCTTCCGCTACGCCGCCCTGCACGCCTTCGGCGGCTGGTGGCTGGACACCGACGTCGTCCTGCTGAAGCCGCTGAGCTTCGGCACCGGCCACCTGTTCTGCTCGCAATGGCACGGCCTGGACGCCGGCCACGCCCTGGTCGGCGACGCCATCCGCGCGCCGCGGGGCTCGGTCCACATGCGCCGGCTGTTCGAGGAGTCGATGCGCATCCTGATGAGCGGCAGCGACCGCCGCTTCGGCGCGGTCGGCCCGCTGCTGCTCAGCCGCTACGTGCTGACCGGGCCGGGCCGGGACCTGCTGGACCGCGTGCTGCCCCCGACAGTCTTCAACGCCGTCGACTGGACGGAGCATTCCTGGCTGGCCGAACCCGGCGGACGGGCGTTGGCCCTGCTGTCGGACGAGCGGGTTGCCGGCGTGCATTTGTGGAACGGCATGTGGGGTCCCGGCGGACCGCCGGCGGAGGACGCCGACGCGGAGTCTGTGCTGGGCCGACTGACCGCCCTGCACGACGCGGACGCCTCCCTGTCGGCCCTCGCCATGCGCTTTCATTCCGACAAGGGTCCCCGCCTGGGCAGCGAGCGGCTGGGGCATCACTACACACGGGTCTATGACGCGCTGTTCTCACCGCGGCGGTTCGAGGCTCTGCGCGTCCTGGAGATCGGCCTGTGCCGCGGCCGGGTCGAGGGCTGGAAGCAGGACGACGTGCCGAGCCTGCGCATGTGGGAGCGCTATTTCCCGAACGCCGTCCTCGTCGGCGCGGACATCGAAGACTTTTCGGCTTTCGACCGCGGGCGGGTGACGACCCGGCGCGTCGACCAGGGCGACGCCGCGGGCCTGCGGCGCTTGGCTGAGGAGGACGGTCCATTCGACATCGTCATCGATGACGGCTCGCACGCCTCGCGCCATCAGCAGATGACGCTGGCCGCCCTGTTCGGACGGCTGCGCCCCGGCGGGGTTTACGTCATCGAGGATCTGAACTGGCAGCCCCCCGACGTCGAGCGCCCCGAGGACCGTCTCACGCTCGATGTCCTGCGCGGATTCATGGAAAACGGCCGGATCGACAGCCCGCACATCGCGGCGGCGGAGTGCCGCGCCCTCGAATCGGCGATGGGCCGCGTGGAGCTGTACGACAGCCTCAGCGAACTGGTCGGGGCGGAGCGCATGGCCGGTCTGGCGGTGATCCACCGCCGCGACGGCAACTCCTGA
- the flgH gene encoding flagellar basal body L-ring protein FlgH produces MPALKTTAPRHTVRMAFRFALLAAVAAGLPACNAMSRVADIGSAPELTKIKDPQAQPGYQPVSLPMPTPLPTERNPNSLWRTGAKAFFKDQRAAKVGDLLTVDIQINDQAQLNNQTTRTRGNSEKAGMPSFLGFEGKALQRALPDGVSADSLLDLSSSTSNDGKGAINRKEQITLKVAALVTQSLPNGNMVIQGRQEVRVNYEVRDLIITGVIRPEDITAQNTISYEKVAEARISYGGRGQITDVQQPRYGQQLFDIIMPF; encoded by the coding sequence ATGCCCGCCCTCAAGACGACCGCTCCCAGGCACACGGTCCGCATGGCGTTCCGCTTCGCGCTGCTCGCCGCCGTCGCCGCCGGCCTGCCCGCCTGCAACGCCATGTCGCGCGTGGCGGACATCGGCTCCGCTCCGGAACTCACCAAGATCAAGGACCCGCAGGCCCAGCCCGGCTACCAGCCGGTCAGCCTGCCGATGCCCACCCCCCTGCCGACGGAGCGCAACCCGAACTCGCTGTGGCGGACCGGCGCCAAGGCCTTCTTCAAGGATCAGCGCGCCGCCAAGGTCGGCGACCTGCTGACCGTCGACATCCAGATCAACGACCAGGCCCAGCTCAACAACCAGACCACCCGCACCCGCGGCAACTCCGAGAAGGCCGGTATGCCGAGCTTCCTCGGCTTCGAGGGCAAGGCCCTGCAACGCGCGCTGCCCGACGGGGTGAGCGCCGACAGCTTGCTGGACCTTTCAAGCTCGACCTCCAACGACGGCAAGGGCGCCATCAACCGCAAGGAGCAGATCACCCTGAAGGTGGCCGCCCTGGTCACCCAGTCCCTGCCCAACGGCAACATGGTCATCCAGGGCCGGCAGGAGGTCCGGGTGAACTACGAAGTGCGCGACCTGATCATCACCGGCGTGATCCGGCCGGAGGACATCACCGCGCAGAACACCATCAGCTACGAGAAGGTCGCCGAGGCCCGCATCTCCTACGGTGGACGCGGACAGATCACCGATGTGCAGCAGCCGCGTTACGGCCAACAGCTCTTCGACATCATCATGCCCTTCTAA
- the flgA gene encoding flagellar basal body P-ring formation chaperone FlgA: protein MPRPALRILGSALLAAALAGGPTVFAQTALAQTALAQTMDGGASAAAAAQAVVYSPAHVEAVLSDALSRQITTGRLQMELDNRVVELRAPAGAGSLTVENLYYNPVQGRFAAEMIVADTRPVVRLPVSGRAYGVVQVPVLSRRIAPGDVIGPGDVDWQDVRVDLAGSDIAATDAQLIGLTPRRGVPVNQPVRLRDLQSPRVVDKGALVTITLATENLTLSVQGKALQDGGRGDVIRVVNTQSNRILEATVAGPNIVAVAKPGVIAK, encoded by the coding sequence ATGCCCCGCCCCGCTCTGCGCATCCTCGGCTCCGCCCTTCTCGCCGCCGCCCTCGCCGGCGGCCCGACGGTCTTTGCCCAGACGGCCCTCGCCCAGACGGCCCTCGCCCAGACGATGGACGGCGGCGCCTCGGCGGCAGCGGCGGCACAGGCGGTGGTCTACAGCCCGGCCCATGTCGAGGCGGTGCTGTCCGACGCACTGTCCCGCCAGATCACCACGGGTCGCCTGCAGATGGAGCTGGACAACCGGGTGGTCGAGCTGCGCGCCCCGGCGGGCGCCGGCAGCCTGACGGTGGAGAACCTCTACTACAACCCGGTGCAGGGCCGCTTCGCCGCGGAGATGATCGTGGCCGACACCCGCCCGGTCGTGCGCCTTCCGGTGTCGGGCCGCGCCTATGGCGTGGTCCAGGTGCCGGTGCTGTCGCGGCGCATCGCGCCCGGCGACGTGATCGGCCCCGGCGACGTGGATTGGCAGGATGTGCGCGTCGACCTCGCCGGCAGCGACATCGCCGCCACCGACGCCCAGCTCATCGGCCTGACGCCGCGCCGCGGCGTTCCCGTGAACCAGCCCGTGCGTCTGCGCGACCTGCAGTCGCCGCGGGTCGTGGACAAGGGCGCGCTGGTCACCATCACGCTGGCCACCGAGAACCTGACCCTGTCGGTCCAGGGCAAGGCCCTGCAGGACGGCGGCCGGGGCGACGTGATCCGCGTCGTCAACACCCAATCGAACCGCATCCTCGAAGCGACGGTCGCGGGCCCCAACATCGTCGCCGTGGCAAAGCCCGGCGTCATCGCGAAGTAA
- the flgG gene encoding flagellar basal-body rod protein FlgG gives MRSLAIGATGMIAQQLNVETISNNIANATTTGFKKQRAEFQDLLYQNFRRIGSTSSDAGTIVPTGVQVGAGVRVAAVARVLEQGNLTVTDNKLDVAINGSGYFQVQLPSGDTAYTRAGNFKLSPEGIIVTADGYPVQPAITIPAEAVDVAINASGEVMVKLDGQVAQQNVGQIQLATFANAAGLEAVGDNLFLQTGASGEAVGGNPGAPGFGRVVQGALETSNVNIVQEITTLISAQRAYEMNSKVIKTTDEMMQQASQLR, from the coding sequence ATGCGCAGCCTCGCCATCGGCGCCACCGGCATGATCGCCCAGCAGCTGAACGTCGAAACCATCTCGAACAACATCGCCAACGCGACGACGACCGGCTTCAAGAAGCAGCGGGCCGAGTTCCAGGACCTGCTGTACCAGAACTTCCGCCGCATCGGCTCCACCTCGTCGGACGCCGGCACCATCGTGCCGACCGGTGTGCAGGTGGGCGCCGGCGTGCGCGTCGCCGCGGTGGCCCGCGTGCTGGAGCAGGGCAACCTGACCGTCACCGACAACAAGCTGGACGTCGCCATCAACGGCTCCGGCTATTTCCAGGTGCAGCTCCCCAGCGGCGACACGGCCTACACCCGCGCCGGCAATTTCAAGCTGTCGCCGGAGGGCATCATCGTCACCGCCGACGGCTATCCGGTGCAGCCGGCCATCACCATCCCGGCGGAAGCGGTGGACGTCGCCATCAACGCCTCGGGCGAGGTGATGGTGAAGCTGGACGGCCAAGTCGCCCAGCAGAATGTCGGGCAGATCCAGCTCGCCACCTTCGCCAACGCGGCGGGTCTGGAAGCGGTCGGCGACAATCTGTTCCTGCAGACCGGCGCGTCGGGCGAGGCGGTCGGCGGCAACCCCGGCGCTCCCGGATTCGGCCGCGTGGTGCAGGGCGCCCTGGAGACCTCCAACGTCAACATCGTGCAGGAGATCACCACCCTGATCTCCGCCCAGCGCGCCTATGAGATGAACTCCAAGGTCATCAAGACCACCGACGAGATGATGCAGCAGGCTTCGCAGCTCCGCTGA
- the flgF gene encoding flagellar basal-body rod protein FlgF produces MENPIYVSLSRQMTLRRQLDVISNNIANMNTTGFKQQRMLFTEFLERPGMHEQISFVQDRAVVRDLSAGGMMQTGNPLDLALTGHGYFTVDTASGPRYTRAGNFRLNDQRQIVDGGGLPVLGDNGQPLAIPNGTKDIMVSGDGTVATELGPVGRLNIVTFRNEQLMTEVGAGLYVSDEEPQAAPADTKVAQGMLENSNVKPVVEMTALIEIQRQYQSNQKLIENEHERIRSAIQKLGRTA; encoded by the coding sequence ATGGAAAACCCGATCTACGTATCCCTGTCGCGCCAGATGACCCTGCGCCGCCAGTTGGACGTGATCTCGAACAACATCGCGAACATGAACACCACGGGCTTCAAGCAGCAGCGCATGCTGTTCACGGAGTTCCTGGAGCGTCCGGGCATGCACGAGCAGATCAGCTTCGTGCAGGACCGCGCCGTGGTGCGCGACCTCTCGGCCGGCGGGATGATGCAGACCGGCAATCCGCTGGATCTGGCGCTGACCGGCCACGGCTACTTCACGGTCGATACGGCGAGCGGCCCCCGCTACACCCGCGCCGGCAACTTCCGCCTGAACGACCAGCGCCAGATCGTCGACGGCGGCGGCCTGCCGGTCCTGGGCGACAACGGCCAGCCCCTGGCCATCCCGAACGGCACCAAGGACATCATGGTTTCCGGCGACGGCACCGTTGCCACCGAGCTGGGTCCAGTCGGCCGGCTGAACATCGTCACCTTCCGCAACGAGCAGCTGATGACCGAGGTCGGCGCCGGCCTGTACGTCAGCGACGAGGAGCCTCAGGCGGCCCCCGCCGACACGAAGGTGGCACAGGGAATGCTAGAGAATTCGAACGTGAAGCCGGTGGTCGAGATGACGGCGCTGATCGAGATCCAGCGCCAGTACCAGTCGAACCAGAAGCTGATCGAGAACGAGCACGAGCGCATCCGCAGCGCCATCCAGAAGCTGGGCCGCACGGCCTGA
- a CDS encoding flagellar basal body-associated FliL family protein, whose translation MTAHAEDDVPTDGLPRKKFSGKKLVLFVILPLVLLIGAGAGVYFSGLLDSLLGKKEEHAEVPAEPAQPDPHAAPVFYDLPDMLVNLNSSGKRPAFLKIKISIQLAKGEDIPAIEHVLPRIIDNFQVYLRELRLEDLKGSAGMYRLRQELLMRITASAHPVKVKDVLFKEMLVQ comes from the coding sequence ATGACCGCGCACGCTGAAGACGACGTTCCGACCGATGGCCTGCCGCGCAAGAAATTCAGCGGCAAGAAGCTGGTCCTGTTCGTCATCCTGCCGCTGGTGCTGCTGATCGGCGCCGGGGCGGGCGTCTACTTCAGCGGCCTGCTCGATTCGCTGCTCGGCAAGAAGGAGGAGCACGCGGAGGTGCCGGCGGAGCCGGCGCAGCCCGATCCCCACGCGGCACCGGTCTTCTACGACCTGCCGGACATGCTGGTGAACCTGAACAGCAGCGGCAAGCGTCCGGCCTTCCTGAAGATCAAGATCTCGATCCAGCTTGCCAAGGGCGAGGACATACCGGCGATCGAGCATGTGCTGCCGCGCATCATCGACAATTTCCAGGTCTATCTGCGCGAATTGCGGCTGGAGGATCTGAAGGGGTCGGCGGGCATGTACCGCCTTCGCCAGGAGCTGCTGATGCGGATCACCGCGTCCGCCCATCCGGTGAAGGTCAAGGACGTGCTGTTCAAGGAAATGCTGGTCCAGTAG
- the fliM gene encoding flagellar motor switch protein FliM: MSNTEELSEEERLAAEWAALAEDGGDMGDMADMGGGGSTRVLNQDEIDSLLGFDQGGAGDGDNSGIMALVNSALVNYERLPMLEVVFDRLVRMMSTSLRNFTSDNVEVSLDQISSVRFGDYLNSIPLPAMLSVFKAEEWDNYGLMVVDSALIYSIVDVLLGGRRGTAAMRIEGRPYTTIERNLVERMVHVVLSDLSAAFDPLSPVTFRFDRLETNPRFATIARPANAAVLVKLRIDMEDRGGRLELMIPYATLEPVRELLLQMFMGEKFGRDSIWETHLASELLVTDVDISAVLDEVTMTLHDVLNWRVGTRILLNATPDGTIELRCGDVSMFQGRMGRKGGHIAVRIERELPKQEVMRL; this comes from the coding sequence ATGAGCAACACCGAGGAACTGAGCGAAGAAGAACGCCTTGCCGCCGAATGGGCCGCCCTCGCCGAAGACGGTGGCGATATGGGCGACATGGCGGACATGGGCGGCGGCGGTTCGACCCGCGTCCTGAACCAGGACGAGATCGACAGCCTGCTCGGCTTCGACCAGGGCGGGGCCGGGGACGGCGACAACTCCGGCATCATGGCGCTGGTCAATTCGGCGCTGGTCAACTACGAACGCCTGCCCATGCTGGAGGTGGTCTTCGACCGCCTCGTCCGCATGATGTCCACGTCCTTGCGCAACTTCACCTCCGACAACGTCGAGGTCAGCCTCGACCAGATCTCCTCGGTGCGCTTCGGCGACTATCTCAACTCCATCCCGCTGCCGGCGATGCTGTCCGTCTTCAAGGCGGAGGAGTGGGACAACTACGGCCTGATGGTCGTGGACTCGGCGTTGATCTACTCCATCGTGGACGTGCTGCTGGGCGGGCGGCGCGGCACCGCGGCGATGCGCATCGAAGGACGCCCCTACACGACTATCGAGCGCAACCTCGTGGAGCGCATGGTCCATGTGGTGCTGTCCGACCTGTCCGCCGCCTTCGACCCGCTGTCGCCCGTCACCTTCCGCTTCGACCGGTTGGAGACCAACCCGCGCTTCGCGACCATCGCGCGCCCGGCCAACGCGGCGGTGCTGGTCAAGCTGCGCATCGACATGGAGGATCGCGGCGGCCGCTTGGAGCTGATGATCCCCTATGCGACGCTGGAGCCGGTGCGCGAACTTCTGCTCCAGATGTTCATGGGTGAGAAGTTCGGCCGCGACTCGATCTGGGAAACCCACCTCGCCTCGGAACTGCTGGTCACCGACGTGGACATCTCCGCGGTGCTGGACGAGGTGACGATGACCCTCCACGACGTGCTGAACTGGCGCGTCGGCACGCGAATCCTTCTGAACGCCACGCCGGACGGCACCATCGAGCTGCGCTGCGGCGACGTTTCCATGTTCCAAGGCCGCATGGGCCGGAAGGGCGGGCACATCGCCGTGCGGATCGAGCGGGAGCTGCCCAAGCAGGAGGTCATGCGGCTATGA